Genomic window (Planococcus sp. MSAK28401):
GAATTCAGCAAGCGAGACTTCAGGGATTTCAATCGTCTCGCTCACTTCATTTACACCGTCTTTGCGCAAATAATGAAGCAAGACGTCTCCTTCTGTTTCCGTGCCGATGTATTCGTGGCCTGAGCTTTTCGCCCATGCCTGTAAGTCGGCTGTTGACCCTTTATCCGTAGCCTGGATTTCCAGCACATCGCCGGAAGCCAGGTCTTTCATCGCTTTTTTCGTCTTAACGATCGGCATTGGGCATGCAAGCCCTTTAGCGTCCAATACTTTATCTGTTTGAACCATTAATCATTCTCCTCCTTTTATGAATCCGTGCCTATGGCTGAATATTACTCGGTGTCGCCTTCCCAGTTCATCATGCCGCCGTCCATATTGATGACGTTATAGCCGCGGTCTTCAAGAAAGCGAGTCGCCTGTCCACTGCGGTTGCCCGAACGGCAGACCATGATATGCTCTTTTGATTTATCGATATCCTGCAAACGGAATTCCAACAAGCCTAATGGAATGTGCTCAGCTCCTGGAATTTTCCCTGCAGCGACTTCTTCTGTTTCGCGCACATCAATCAGCGATGCCTCGGGGTTATTTTTGATGTATTCCTGAACTTCTTGTGTAGTCATGCTTTTCATGTTAAATTCCTCCTCAAATTATCCGCGGTAACTGCTCATTCCGCCTCTGATATTTACTATATTGGTAAACCCGTTTTTCTTCAATAATTGGCTCGCTCTGCTGCTGCGCATGCCGCTTTGGCAGATGACCAGTGTTTCTTTATCTTTCGACAGCTCATTCACACGCTTCGGCAAATCATTCAATGGAATGTTCTTGAAGCCTTTAATATGGTTAGCTTTGAACTCTGCAGGCGTCCGGACATCAATATACTGCTTATCTTTCTTGCCGAGTGCAGGTTTCAGTTCGTCAGTGGACATCGTCTTGATTCCTTTAGTTGGTGCAGTAAAGCGGGAGATCGCGAAATAGGCAATAACCCCGACTGCAATCCAGAGCAACCATTCCATCTATACTTCATCCTTTCCACTTTTGGGAGTTAGATAAACAAGTTGACGTTGCCGTCTTCTGCGTCGCCAAGGTAAGCAGCAACTCCTGCATAGACGATATCATCAAGCAACTCTTCCTTCTGTAAACCTAAAAGATCCATTGTCATCGTGCAGGCAACCAATTTAATGTCCTGCTCCTGAGCCATCTCGATCAGATCCGGCAAAGGCATTGCATTGTGTTTTTTCATCACTTGCTTAATAAGTTTCGGGCCCATGCCGCCGAATTGCATATTAGAAAGACCGAGTTTATCAGCCCCGCGTGGCATCATTTTCGAGAACATTGTTTCGAGGCGGCCTTTTTTGATTGCTGGCGGATTTTCTTTGCGTAATGCGTTCAATCCCCAGAATGTATGGAAAATGGTAACTTCGTGATCGTAAGCTGCTGCCCCGTTTGCGATAATGTAAGCGGCCATTGCTTTGTCATAGTCCCCGCTGAAAAGTACGATTGTTGTCTTCTTCTGTTCTGCCATTCTGTAAATTCCTCCAATAATTACCCCTATGGGTATAATTTATTCCAAAAAAAAGAACGTTTTATAGTGGCGTCGCACTTCTTTTTAATACCCTATAGGGTATATTAAAGCATCTATTCTGCTATGTCAACAGGAAACTTCTTTTTTTATTTTATCCCGTTTTAACGGCTTTTTACGAGAAGCTCGACCGCTTCTTTTACGACATCTTCGGTACTTTCGCCTTTTTCTAAGCTATCGCGTACACAAGACTGTAGGTTTTCACTGACAATGACTCCGATCGTCCGGTCCACTGCGCTTCTTACTGCCGACAGCTGGGTCACTACATCACGGCATTCACCGTCCGCTTCGACCATTTTGATGACTCCGCGCAATTGGCCTTCAATCCGCTTGAGGCGGTTTTCAATCTTTTTATCGTATTCCATCAGACAAGCCTCCTGTTCAATATATTGAAGTTGTTATGCCCAATAATATACCCCTTAGGGTATAAAGTCAAACGAAAAACTCACTGATTATTTTTCGCTTTGCCTGAAGTTATTTTAACACGTAAAGTCCCCGCCAATACAGCGGGGACCCTTGTATAGCCGGCACTGCTTAGACCGCGCAGTTGTTCGGGCCGGTTTCCATTTCTTTTTGTTCGTCTTCGGATGGGGTGATTTTCCCCATATTCGTTTTGCGGATATCTTCATAAGCGTTCGGCTGTTCTTTCAAGTTTTCCGTTACACGCTTAATAAAACGTTCTTCACCATCAATATTCAAGCCATCGTTCTGGTCATACAAGTCACTGAGTTTTTTATGGACGCTGCCGTCTTCGTTCATTTCTTTGATGTCGGCATAATGGGCAGGCAAAACGATCAGTTCTTTCGACAAATTATCGTAGCGTCCATAAAGCGTTTCATGCAGGTCTTCTGCCCAATCCGTCGCTTTCCCTGCAAGGTCCGGACGGCCGATTGATTCGATGAATAAAATATCGCCTGTCAGCAAATATTCATCGTCGACGATAAATGAGGTGCTGCCGATCGTGTGGCCGGGCGAATAGAATGCCTTGATCTTGGCTTTCCCTACTTCCACGGTTGTGCCGTCTTCAACTGGTTCATAGCCGAATACCACTTCATCCGCATCTTCCGGAGGCAAATGGTACTGTGCGCCGAATTGTTCGGCCAGTTTTCTGCCTCCCGAAATGTGGTCGGCATGGAGATGGGTATCCAACACATGAGTGATTTTCGCTGAATGCTCTTTTGCGAAGTTTTCATACGGTTTGGTCATTCGTGCCGCATCGACTACCGCCGCTTCGCCATTCGATTCGATCAAATAAGACAGGCAACCCTTGCCCACCCGGACAAATTGATAGATCGCGCCGCCAGTCTTCAAGTCGCCGATTTTCACCGGTTCCAATTGTTCACTCCAAGAAGCCATCCCGCCTTCAATGGAAATGATGTTTTCAAATCCTTGGTCCTGCAAGTACTCCGCCGCTTTCTTCGATGTATTGCCTTTTGCGCACATTGTATAGAGCGGTTTTTCCTTCGGCAGCTTGTTGATTTCTTCGCTGCTTTCTTCTATTTTATTGAACGGAATATTATGCAACTCAACTTGGCTGCCTTCTACATGCCAATTTTCCACATCTTCTTTGCTGCGGACATCGAGAATGGCAACAGGTTCATTGTTCATTACTTTTTCTGCAATTTCTTCAGCGGATGTAAATTTGACTGTCATAAAAAAACTCCTCCATTCGTAAATTTTCGAAACTTAGGCGGTCCGGTCGATGCAGCTGATCAGGCGATTTTCGATATCTGCCGCCACTTCAGTCAATTTGCCGCCATCTTCAGCCATGCCGATCAGTGATGTCGGCTTCGGCATGCCAATCTTCGTTTCTTCACCATCTTTGTAAACAACAATTTTGCATGGCAGGAAATAGCCGACCATCAAGTTTTCAGAGAGTACCGTATTCGCTTCTTTCGGGTTGCACACTTCCAAGATCTTGTACGGGGTATCGAAGTCCTGTCCCTTTTCCTGAAGTTTTGCCGTCAAATCGAAGTTCCATAAGACGCCAAACTGCTCTTCTTTCAAGTTTTCCTCAAGTGATGCCACTGCTTCATCTACAGATTTGCTAGTCGTAACGGTATAATCAAACATTTTTTCTGCCTCCTCTTATTTAAATCGCTTCTAGAATTACCCTACCCCCTATTTTTTCAACTAAACATATGGGCTCTTTTCAGACAAAAAGCCACCCTTCTTTTGAAGGGTGGCTTTGGCAATTGTGAATGGATTCCATCACCAGATGAAAACCGCGAAAAGGATGGCAATTGCCGTGATGACAACACTTGAAAAGCTGCCAATGAGCAATTGTTCACGCTGGGAAAACGCCCCTTTTTGAAATGCCAGAAAAGTGGTCGGTGAATGGATCGGCAAGATGGTGACGCCACCGATGATCATGATCAATAAAAACGCCATTGGCAAAATCGGCAAGCCCAGCATTTCCGCAAAACTGACGATGATCGGAAAAATGACAATCATCGACGTAGAAGGCACGACAAACAAGAAGCGCAATAGGAAAATGAGACAAGCAATAAAGATAGTATTTACCCCCTGGCCCATTCCTGCGGGCAATAATTGGATCAATTGGCTCGCTAGGACGCCGGCCGTTCCGTTTTCTTCTATTAAATAGCCAAGTGAAAATGAGGCACCGAGCAATAGGAAAGTTTCCCAATCGTAATCCCGGACGAGCCGGTCATCGACAAGCCCATTCATCGGCAATGCATAATAAGCGAGCAATAGGAAAGGCGCCACTATGAGCGGAATCTGTTCCTGGTCGATGACAATCCAGCTGATGATCATAGCGAAAAATGGGATAATCACCCACCAGAAACGTTCCGGCAAGCGGGCCGCTGGAGTGAATTCCATCTGCTCCATCTGAAGCCCGGCACCGCTGCGGCGTTTGAAAAAGAACCAGACACCGAAACTGATCAATAGCAGCGACAGCCAAAGCGCAGGTGCGATGCGCACAAACCAGCCGAGCCAGGAAATTTGGATACCCCCAAAATCGCTCAGCAATTGAGCCGCTAAAATCGGAAACCCGCCGCCTGTGAAAACGATCATCGTCGAGTTCTGATTCATCATGCCGATGACATAAAAGCTGAACTGGCGAAACAGGCTTCTCTTGCCGAGCGCGAAACGATCGTTCACTTGCTCGATGATCGGCTCAAGAATGCGGAACCTGGCGACAGCTGAAGGCAGCAGGATGGGCAAAAAGACGATCAATAGCGGCAAGCCAATCAACAGCCGCTGGACTTTGCCTTTGCTCACTTTCAATAACACGCCGACAAATACTTGATCGGCTTTCGCTTTCACCAGCACCTTGGAAATCAAAGTCAGTGCCAGGATAAAATAAAGCGCATCCGACAGAAAACCGGCAAAAGCCTGCTCCGGCTCTTCCGTCAGGCGGAAAAGCAGCAGCAGGCCAAGCACCAGAAGACTCGAAGCGGCGAGCGGCATGGCGCTTACCGTCCACAAACCGATAGCGATGCCAAGCAATAGCAACGTCAGTTTCTGGTTATCCGTATAAGCATCCAATAAGCCGATCAGCCATAAAAGAGCAAAACCGGCGGCCAGCAGAAAAGCAAGAACACGCGGCACTAGCTTAGAGTTTCTCACTTTCCCACCCCTTAACGTTGTTTATATGCTAGCCTGTTGCTTCTCCATTTGAGGAATGCCGGAACCAATAGTGAAATCAATGCAACCAAGAGCAAGGATAGCGGCAGTGGAGTATCGACAAAAATGCTCAGGCTGCCGTTGGAGATTGTCATGGATTGGCGGAAAGCCTGCTCCATCATGCCTCCAAGGATAAATGCCAAGATGAATGGCGGTGCGGGGAATGAAAAGATCCGCATCGCAAACCCTAATGCACCGAATACCAGCAGCATGTATAGATCAAAGACATTGAAGCTGATTGAATAGACGCCGATCAAACTGAACATGATAACGAGGGAAATCAGCAAAGGGCGTGGAATGCTCAAGATTTTCGCCAAATATGGAATCAGCGGCAAGTTCAAGATCAACAGGAAGACGTTCCCGAGATACATGGAAGCGATGATGCCCCAGAAGATTTCCGGACGGTCAGTCATCAATAGCGGCCCTGGCTGTACGCCGAGCACAAGGAACGCACCTAACATGACAGCCGTCGTCCCCGAACCTGGAATCCCCAAGCTCAAAAGCGGAACGAACGCACCGCTTGTCGCGGCGTTATTGGAACTTTCCGGTGCTGCGAGCCCTTTGATGGACCCTTTTCCGAACTCTTCAGGATTTTTAGCGATTCGTTTTTCAAAAATATAACTGATGAAAGAAGCGATCGTTGCTCCTGCACCCGGCAAGACGCCGAGTAAAAAGCCGACGAACGACTGGCGGCTGACTGGCCCGCTCATTTCTTTCAGGTCCGCCTTGGACAACTTCAAGCTGCCCAATTTCTGATCGTCGCTCAAGCTGCGGTTTTTGCGGTTAAGGATGAGCATGCAAACTTCAGCGACCGCAAAGAGGCCAAGCGCAATGATCAAAAAGTCGAAGCCGTCGAACAGGTTGACGTTCCCGAAGGTAAAACGCTGCGTTCCTGTCTGTGGGTCGATACCGATCGTGACGACCATGAAGCCTGCGACGGCTGCGATCATCGCTTTGATCGTCGAGCCTTCAGATAGGCTGGAGATCGCGGTCAAGCCCATGAACATCAAGGCGAAATACGCTGGCGGCCCAAAGGAAATTGCCACGCTGGACAATGCCGGTGCGAGCAACATCAACAGGACAACCGAGACGGTACCTCCAACGAATGAAGAAATCGCCGCAATGGCCAGCGCTTTCCCGGCCTTTCCTTGCTGGGCCATCGGATAGCCGTCAAAAGCTGTAGCGACCGTTCCGGAAATTCCCGGGGCGTTCAACAGGATCGAAGAAGTCGATCCCCCGAATACAGCCCCGTAATAGACGCCCGCCATCATGACGAGTGCCGGTGCCGGGTCCATTCCGTATGTAATCGGAATCATGATCGCAATGGCACTGATCGGGCCTAGGCCTGGCATCATCCCGATCAAAGTACCGACGATGACGCCGATCAAAACGAACATGATCCCTTCTAGACTTAAGGCAACTTGAAAACCGGTCAATAGACCTTGAAATGCATCCATATGGAAACTCCCTCCTTAAAATGGCAAGATGCCGCGCGGCAAGACAATTCCCAGCGCGAAAACGAAAATAGCATACATAACAATCGGGAACAGAAGAGAGACCAATATATTTGTCTTCCATGCTCTATAACCCAAAAACCACGAACAGAAGAAAATGAACAATGACGTCGTGATGATAAAGCCGATCGTTTCAAACAATAGAATATAGACAAAAATCATGGCAAACACCGCCGCAATGACCCCTAGTTCTTTTTTCGGGATATCGCGCTTCGCCTTTTCGGCATCCGTTTCCACTACACGGGAAAAGAACAAGAAGACGGACAGCACCAATAACAAGATGCCCAAGCCCTTCGGAATGACATCCGCATCGATCGGTGCATATTCGTAACTGGGCAATTGAAAACTTAAATATAAATAGACGGCCGCAACAATGAAAATCAGCAGCCCCAACTTCCGGTTTATGCTTGCAAGCAAACGAAACGCCTCCTTTTGACTGAAAAGAGAGAAACCGAATGCAAAAGATCCGGTTTCACTTGTTGACTTTCTTTACTTTTGAGCTGCCTGGGCAGCTGTAATTTCTTTTATTAAGTAACTGTATTATTGGCCTAATCCGATTTCCTCGAGCAATGCGGCAATTTCTTCTTTTTCGCCTTCGAGGAATTCGCTGTATTCTTCACTGCCCATGTACATTTCGGTCCAGCCGTATTTCTCGCGGACTTCCGCAAATTCTTCGGATTCACTCAATTCCTGGAATTTGGCTTCATAAAAATCGACTGCTGCCTGGTCCATGCCTGGAGGCCCGAAGAATCCGCGCCAGTTGACGAAGCTCTCATCGATGCCCTGCTCAATCGCTGTCGGGAATTCGGAAAGCACTTCCCCTTCCATGCGCTCTTCTGCGGTCACACCCAGAACCTTGATATTGCCGGCACGCACTTGCTCGATCGTTTCGCCGACACCTGTGGAGAAGACATCTACTGAGCCGTTCAGAACTGCTGTCAAAGCGCCGCCTTCTTGATCAGAAACGTATTTGATCTTAGTCGGGTCCACGCCCGCCGCTTTGGCGATGCGGACAAATTGCATATGGTCCATGCTTCCTGGAGCGGAAGTACCGATGACCGTGATGCTTTCCGGATCGTCTTTCATCTGGTCGAATAGATCATTCAAATCTTCAAACTCGCTATCTTCGCGGACAGCGAATGCGCCGTAATCCGCAATCATATTGGCAAGCGGCGTAAAGTCTTCATGGCCGTGTTCCGATTGGCCGTTGAGCGGCACGAACATCAGTGGCGGTGAAGCGACGAACATGCTGTGGGCATCGCCTTCTTTTCCATGGACATAAGCCCATCCGATCGCCCCGCCTCCCCCTTCACGGTTGATGACGGTCATATTTTCATCGATGATTTCCGTTTCGCCGAAGACACGGGCAACTTCACGGGCTGTCGTATCCCAGCCGCCGCCTGATCCGGCCGGTGCCACCATTTCGATTGTTTTCGACGGCTCGAAGTTGCCGTCTTCCCCTGCCGTATTTGCTGCATCGTCAGATCCGCAACCCGCGAATGCTAAAGCGCTTACAGTCAAGACACTCGCAAAAATCGTTTTTTTCATTTTATTTCCCCCTCAGTTCATGTAGTTTTCTTATGAGTTGAAGTATAACTGCGAATTTTCAGAATGTAACCGTTTGCAAAATAAGCTGTATAAAGGATTTTGTGAACATTTTGTTCATAAAGTTCACAGAAAAATCGGCATTTTACTGATATTTCATTTATAGGAAACCAAAGGGAATTATGCTAGGCTAGAAATAGCATGAAACAAATCTTAAGGAGGCCTATAATGAAACGCCTACCAGGTGCAACTCCCGGCATGACGGCCATTGCGCTCGCCATCATTTTAGTTCTCAGCATCGGAAGCGCCATTGCAGCACAGAGCTATTTCAGTTATGTAGAAGTGACGGAAGCAGCCGACCGTTGCTATGAGTTAGGCGGATTTCCCGAAATCGAGAAAAGCGGTTGGCAAATGACCCATTTTGAATGCCATACCGACTGATTGCCAACAACGAAACGATAACGCAAAAAAGCAACTCCCCTAATTCAGGGAGTTGCTTTTTTTTTTTTGGAACTCTAGAGAAGTGTGTCTGCCGAAGCTTGTCACTCGCCTTCACTTCATTTAACAAAGTATTTCCGTTCCGGCCTCCCGACAATCCCATAGCCAAGCTCAGCGTAGCAATCATCCGTCGACACCAAATATTCCAGATAGCGCCTGGCGGTCGTGCGGGAAGCGCCCATCTCTTCGCCCATCTTCTCAGCCGTCACGCCTTCTTCGTATTGCTCCAACAACTTCTGCACTTTTTGCATCGTCAGCGGGTCGATGCCTTTGACTGCTGGCGCTTCTTTTTTGTCTGCCTTGACGCCAAACAGTTCATCCAAATACGCCTGGTCGATGGTTTCTTGGTTCGACAGCTTGTCCTTGTCTTTCCGGTATTTTTCGATGGTCGCAGTGAACTGGCTAAGTTCGGCAGGTTTTAAGATGATGCCTTTTACGCCCTTGCGCAGCGCCGTTTCGATATACTCCCGCTCGTTTGCTGCCGAGACGAGGA
Coding sequences:
- a CDS encoding sulfurtransferase TusA family protein, with product MVQTDKVLDAKGLACPMPIVKTKKAMKDLASGDVLEIQATDKGSTADLQAWAKSSGHEYIGTETEGDVLLHYLRKDGVNEVSETIEIPEVSLAEFQARVENGDSLNILDVREQEEYDEAHIPGVKHIPLGEVENRMNELDQNEEIYIICHSGRRSGIAGDMMAKKGFKTLYNVVPGMRDWTGKTE
- a CDS encoding rhodanese-like domain-containing protein, which gives rise to MKSMTTQEVQEYIKNNPEASLIDVRETEEVAAGKIPGAEHIPLGLLEFRLQDIDKSKEHIMVCRSGNRSGQATRFLEDRGYNVINMDGGMMNWEGDTE
- a CDS encoding rhodanese-like domain-containing protein; this encodes MEWLLWIAVGVIAYFAISRFTAPTKGIKTMSTDELKPALGKKDKQYIDVRTPAEFKANHIKGFKNIPLNDLPKRVNELSKDKETLVICQSGMRSSRASQLLKKNGFTNIVNIRGGMSSYRG
- a CDS encoding DsrE/DsrF/DrsH-like family protein, with product MAEQKKTTIVLFSGDYDKAMAAYIIANGAAAYDHEVTIFHTFWGLNALRKENPPAIKKGRLETMFSKMMPRGADKLGLSNMQFGGMGPKLIKQVMKKHNAMPLPDLIEMAQEQDIKLVACTMTMDLLGLQKEELLDDIVYAGVAAYLGDAEDGNVNLFI
- a CDS encoding metal-sensitive transcriptional regulator, producing the protein MEYDKKIENRLKRIEGQLRGVIKMVEADGECRDVVTQLSAVRSAVDRTIGVIVSENLQSCVRDSLEKGESTEDVVKEAVELLVKSR
- a CDS encoding MBL fold metallo-hydrolase — translated: MTVKFTSAEEIAEKVMNNEPVAILDVRSKEDVENWHVEGSQVELHNIPFNKIEESSEEINKLPKEKPLYTMCAKGNTSKKAAEYLQDQGFENIISIEGGMASWSEQLEPVKIGDLKTGGAIYQFVRVGKGCLSYLIESNGEAAVVDAARMTKPYENFAKEHSAKITHVLDTHLHADHISGGRKLAEQFGAQYHLPPEDADEVVFGYEPVEDGTTVEVGKAKIKAFYSPGHTIGSTSFIVDDEYLLTGDILFIESIGRPDLAGKATDWAEDLHETLYGRYDNLSKELIVLPAHYADIKEMNEDGSVHKKLSDLYDQNDGLNIDGEERFIKRVTENLKEQPNAYEDIRKTNMGKITPSEDEQKEMETGPNNCAV
- a CDS encoding DUF302 domain-containing protein, with protein sequence MFDYTVTTSKSVDEAVASLEENLKEEQFGVLWNFDLTAKLQEKGQDFDTPYKILEVCNPKEANTVLSENLMVGYFLPCKIVVYKDGEETKIGMPKPTSLIGMAEDGGKLTEVAADIENRLISCIDRTA
- a CDS encoding SLC13 family permease → MRNSKLVPRVLAFLLAAGFALLWLIGLLDAYTDNQKLTLLLLGIAIGLWTVSAMPLAASSLLVLGLLLLFRLTEEPEQAFAGFLSDALYFILALTLISKVLVKAKADQVFVGVLLKVSKGKVQRLLIGLPLLIVFLPILLPSAVARFRILEPIIEQVNDRFALGKRSLFRQFSFYVIGMMNQNSTMIVFTGGGFPILAAQLLSDFGGIQISWLGWFVRIAPALWLSLLLISFGVWFFFKRRSGAGLQMEQMEFTPAARLPERFWWVIIPFFAMIISWIVIDQEQIPLIVAPFLLLAYYALPMNGLVDDRLVRDYDWETFLLLGASFSLGYLIEENGTAGVLASQLIQLLPAGMGQGVNTIFIACLIFLLRFLFVVPSTSMIVIFPIIVSFAEMLGLPILPMAFLLIMIIGGVTILPIHSPTTFLAFQKGAFSQREQLLIGSFSSVVITAIAILFAVFIW
- a CDS encoding tripartite tricarboxylate transporter permease; the encoded protein is MDAFQGLLTGFQVALSLEGIMFVLIGVIVGTLIGMMPGLGPISAIAIMIPITYGMDPAPALVMMAGVYYGAVFGGSTSSILLNAPGISGTVATAFDGYPMAQQGKAGKALAIAAISSFVGGTVSVVLLMLLAPALSSVAISFGPPAYFALMFMGLTAISSLSEGSTIKAMIAAVAGFMVVTIGIDPQTGTQRFTFGNVNLFDGFDFLIIALGLFAVAEVCMLILNRKNRSLSDDQKLGSLKLSKADLKEMSGPVSRQSFVGFLLGVLPGAGATIASFISYIFEKRIAKNPEEFGKGSIKGLAAPESSNNAATSGAFVPLLSLGIPGSGTTAVMLGAFLVLGVQPGPLLMTDRPEIFWGIIASMYLGNVFLLILNLPLIPYLAKILSIPRPLLISLVIMFSLIGVYSISFNVFDLYMLLVFGALGFAMRIFSFPAPPFILAFILGGMMEQAFRQSMTISNGSLSIFVDTPLPLSLLLVALISLLVPAFLKWRSNRLAYKQR
- a CDS encoding tripartite tricarboxylate transporter TctB family protein, with translation MLASINRKLGLLIFIVAAVYLYLSFQLPSYEYAPIDADVIPKGLGILLLVLSVFLFFSRVVETDAEKAKRDIPKKELGVIAAVFAMIFVYILLFETIGFIITTSLFIFFCSWFLGYRAWKTNILVSLLFPIVMYAIFVFALGIVLPRGILPF
- a CDS encoding tripartite tricarboxylate transporter substrate binding protein, with product MKKTIFASVLTVSALAFAGCGSDDAANTAGEDGNFEPSKTIEMVAPAGSGGGWDTTAREVARVFGETEIIDENMTVINREGGGGAIGWAYVHGKEGDAHSMFVASPPLMFVPLNGQSEHGHEDFTPLANMIADYGAFAVREDSEFEDLNDLFDQMKDDPESITVIGTSAPGSMDHMQFVRIAKAAGVDPTKIKYVSDQEGGALTAVLNGSVDVFSTGVGETIEQVRAGNIKVLGVTAEERMEGEVLSEFPTAIEQGIDESFVNWRGFFGPPGMDQAAVDFYEAKFQELSESEEFAEVREKYGWTEMYMGSEEYSEFLEGEKEEIAALLEEIGLGQ
- a CDS encoding response regulator yields the protein MLRVVIAEDDFRVAQVHEKFLAKIKQVELAAKAKDCAETLAAVKQERPDLVLLDNYMPDGLGIELIDELRKESPETDIILVSAANEREYIETALRKGVKGIILKPAELSQFTATIEKYRKDKDKLSNQETIDQAYLDELFGVKADKKEAPAVKGIDPLTMQKVQKLLEQYEEGVTAEKMGEEMGASRTTARRYLEYLVSTDDCYAELGYGIVGRPERKYFVK